The genomic segment CGTCCGGGGCGGGGCCGTCGCCGTGGGCGAGTCCCCGCAGCAGCGCGGCGAGGTTGTCCCGCCCCGCCGTGGGGACCACGACCGAGTACTCGGGTGCTCTCCGTTCGGTCACGCCGCTCCTCCCTTGCGCCGGACGGCGAACGGGCCGATGGCGAGCAGGTCGACCGGTGCCGAGCCGAAGCACTCCAACGCGTCGCGCGGATCGTCGACCATGGGACGCCCGGCGGTGTTCAGACTCGTGTTCACCACCGTGGGCAGGCCGGTCCTGCGTTCGAACGCCGCGAGCATGCGCGCGACGAGGGGTTCGTCCTCCCGCGACACGGTCTGGATCCGTGCGGTACCGTCCACATGCGTCACCGCGGGGATGCGGTCACGCCACTGTGGAGCGACGTCGTGCACGAAGAGCATGTACGGGCTCGGCACGGGACCGCGGGAGAAGAGTTCGGGCGCGCGGTCTTCGAGCACCATCGGGGCCACGGGCCGGAACTGCTCCCGCCCCTTCACGTCGTTGAGCCGCTCCAGATTCTCGGCACGCCCGGGGTGGGCGAGCAGCGACCGGTGGCCGAGCGCCCGGGGCCCGAACTCCGCCCGGCCCTGGAACCACGCCACGATCGCGTCGTCGGCGAGCGCGTCCGCGACGGTCTCGGCGATGTCGGCGCAGCGCTCGTACGGCACGTCGGCCCGTCGCAGCCACGCCTCCAGCTCGTCGTCGCTCCAGCCCCGGCCGAGGTCGGCGCCGCCCATCGGTTCGACCGCCTCGCCGAAGTCCGCCGCCAGTTGCAGCGCGGCACCGAGGGCGGTGCCCGCGTCACCCGCCGCCGGTTGGACCCAGACACGCTCGAACGGCCCTTCGGCGTGCAGGCGGGTGTTGGCGACGCAGTTCAGCGCCGTGCCCCCGGCCAGGGCGAGGTCGGTGTGACCGGTGCGTTCGTGCAGCCAGCGCGCGAGGTCCAGCAGCACCTCCTCGGTGACTCGTTGCACGCTGGCGGCGAGGTCGGCGTGTTCGGGGAGGAACTCGTCGTCGCGCGAGCGGGCCGGGGCGAAGCGCTCCCAGTCGATCGGGGCGGTGCGGAAACCTCCGTCGCCGGTGGTGAAGACCAGCTCGCGCAATTCGGGAAGGAAGCGCGGTGTGCCGTAGGAGGCCAGGGCCATGACCTTGTACTCGTCGCTGGAGCGCTGGAAGCCCAGGTGCGCGGTCGCGACCTCGTAGGTGAGGCCGAGCGAGTGCGGCAGCGACTGGTGGGCCAGCTCGACGAACTTGCCGTCGCGGTACTCGCCGAGTACGGACGACTCCGACTCACCGCGGCCGTCGGAGGTGAGCACCGCGCAGTCGCCGAAGGGGGAGGCCAGCGCCGCCGACGCCGCGTGGGCGACGTGGTGCCGGACGAACCGGACGATGCCGGGGTCCAGACCGGGCAACGCGGTCTTCAGGAACTCGGGGGCGCGGCGGGCGTAGAGGGTGCGGAGCTTCTCCCACCCTCCGGCGTCCACACCGTCGAGCGAGGCGTCCACCAACGTGGGGTCGTAGGAATACGCGACAGCGTCGAGTTCGGACACGTCGAGCCCGGCTCGTTGCAGACACCAGGCCGCCGCCTTCTCGGGCAGTTCCCACGTGGAGAACGGAACCGGCGACTTGCCGTGCTTGCGCCGACTGAAGCGCTCCTCCTCGGCGGCGGCGACGACCGTGCCGTCCACGACGATCGCGGCCGCGGGATCGTGGAAAACGGCGTTGATTCCGAGTATCCGCACTCGTTTGCACCCCTCCCGAATCGAGTGGGGCCGACTGTCGCGACCCGCACTATGCCGCTACCCGCTGAAGCGACGCCTAAACGAGTGGAGGGTGAAACCCCAGGACGTCGCTACTGCACGTGAACGACACCGGTGACTCCACCTCATTCGGCCGAGGGGACGACTGCTATGTCTCTGTCGGAGGAATGGACGTTCCGGGCGAACCAGGCGATTGTGCGGCGCAGACCGTCGTGGAGTCCTGTCTCCGGTTCCCACCCGAGTGCC from the Saccharomonospora azurea NA-128 genome contains:
- a CDS encoding carbamoyltransferase family protein; its protein translation is MRILGINAVFHDPAAAIVVDGTVVAAAEEERFSRRKHGKSPVPFSTWELPEKAAAWCLQRAGLDVSELDAVAYSYDPTLVDASLDGVDAGGWEKLRTLYARRAPEFLKTALPGLDPGIVRFVRHHVAHAASAALASPFGDCAVLTSDGRGESESSVLGEYRDGKFVELAHQSLPHSLGLTYEVATAHLGFQRSSDEYKVMALASYGTPRFLPELRELVFTTGDGGFRTAPIDWERFAPARSRDDEFLPEHADLAASVQRVTEEVLLDLARWLHERTGHTDLALAGGTALNCVANTRLHAEGPFERVWVQPAAGDAGTALGAALQLAADFGEAVEPMGGADLGRGWSDDELEAWLRRADVPYERCADIAETVADALADDAIVAWFQGRAEFGPRALGHRSLLAHPGRAENLERLNDVKGREQFRPVAPMVLEDRAPELFSRGPVPSPYMLFVHDVAPQWRDRIPAVTHVDGTARIQTVSREDEPLVARMLAAFERRTGLPTVVNTSLNTAGRPMVDDPRDALECFGSAPVDLLAIGPFAVRRKGGAA